The DNA window aaacaaacactactaaaaaaacacgctaagtagtaatacttgaatacatatcctatgaattttgtctaagtcccgaagacatatgctttcattaatctttcatcgttcacttatcttcatcgaacttagaagtctttatttttcgaagcatgaccatcagtagccactcttttactttttaagggatggccatcagtaaccatctttccttcgattctcaactccttcaaaggataaacaacataaaacgaaatcttcagctaacagtctCAGACCTCTTCCCGGCTGAATTGGTCCAACACTATCTGCATTCACCAGCACAGAATAGTTCACCGACGTGACACACATCATCATCCACTTTATCCATGTCTCCGCAAAACCCATTTTCTGTAACACTCCACGCAAAAAACCCCAATCCACCCTATCATAAGCTTTACTAATATCAATCTTCAAAGCTAGTTGAGCATTATTTCCCACCGTCCTACGCTTAAGAGTATGAATGATTTCAAACGTAATCATGGCATTATCAAGAATAGACCTTCCTTCCACAAAAGCCGATTGCTCCTCACCAACAATCCTATCCAGAAATTTCTTCAACCGGTTAGCCAACACTTTAGAGATAATTTTGTATGCCACttacattaaatatataatatcttttaatatcaaagttttttttttaaatatgctgtgaaaaataattaagttaagaatatcaaaattttaaattgttacttacattaaatatataatattttttaatatcaatttttttaaatatgttgttaaaaataattaagtgaTTTTAAATATTCACCTATTTATAAACTATAATTTGAGAGAAAGAACatagaatataaattaaattgtaaatttaaatattgagctatttataaaatataaatggaATATAAATGGttgaaataaaaaagagaaaaaatataaatgattGATATAAAAAAgggaataataaaaaataataatataataaataaataaattaaattgatgaaatagatttttaattattataacttaatgggatgaaaaatttatttactaatcaattaatcaatttaataataatgaaTTGATATGTCAATTTTTTCTCGGGAGGTGAACGTGGATTAAAGAAAATGAGTATAATAAGTGACTGAGATAAAAAAGGAATATAAAATAGGAGTATAAGTAGTTGAGATAAAAAAGGAATGTAGAATGACTCATTGAGAATGattcatattttattataatttataattataattaataattaataatgaaaTCATATTTATTAGAAACAGAATaagtggttgagaaaaaaaaagaaatactgGAACAACAAATGTGTTCTTGTTCTTTTCAATAAATGTGATTGAGAtgaaaaaaatattgtaaatattaaataaataaatttaggcGAGAATTGATTGTATTTAGAGTTTGTTTGGTAAGACAAAAAAaaagcttttagcttttagcttttagcttttcagctcgtattaataaaaaagctttgtttggtaactctattttagcttttagcttgtagcttttttactagcttttagcttttttttcaaaagctatttgaagtagcttttgagcttgtagcttttagcttgtgagtttttcttccattaatacccttattattttaactaaaatatattattaccctcattaattaaaatgccattaatgtcattttgtatctatcagccactagctatcagctaccagctaccaactaaaagctaccagctatccgctatcagctagttttaccaaacagatcTTTAGGCTCTTAAAATGGTAAATAGTAGTATTGTGTTTTAATAAATTAAGGATATGATATAGTTAATGTTATataaatttcatttaaaaatgaattaacaataatataaaaatatatggaTAATATTGACAGCGATAAATTTTATTAAAGTAAGAAACCTATATTTATAGCACAAATCTATAAATTTCTTAATGGTAATAAACTTTGCTAACGATATAAAtataggtgaattcttatttatccAACTCTAAAAATTGCCTAAACTTATTTTATgtgtaaaatgctttgaaaacaacaaacaattgtaatatttaataaataattaaatgtgttaaagtTAAATGGCATAATATGATTGGTTAAATGTACACTACTCAACTTTTTTTTATGGGTAAAAAAGTTGTCcccataaatataatataataagatataaaaatataagtaaaatattaatttttaatagggTCAGCATGATGACATTAGAAAAAATTGCacttaaacttaaaaaaaaaaaaaacgacacaAAATTTATGGTGAATtatatattttaactttttaGTATACATATGTAGAGAAAAACATAtaataatgaaacaaaaatattattagtCCAATAAAAACGTACTGTATATTTTAGGTCAGCGTGTCCTTTCAATTATTACCCAGAAACCaatttttcaattcaattttttcaaatcaatttcattcTTGTTTTCCCTCATAAACCAAACCTTATATCGATTTCCACCGTTGAAACTCAAAATCGATTTCGAATTTGACCGTCAAAATTGCTCTTGACTTTCAACTCTAAAATCAAAATCGATttatattctcatataaatatgacattctcatattATATGTCCTAGAATAAGATATAGTTAatgttatataaattttatttaaaaatgaataacaataatataaaaatatatgtataatattaatagcaataaattttattaaagtaAGAAACCTATATTTATAACACAAATCTATAAATTTATTAATGGTAATAAACTTTGTTaacaatataaatataatataataagatataaaaatataagtaaaatattaatttttaatagtgTCAACATGATGACATTAGAAAATATCGCacttaaactttttttaaaaaaaacgacACAAAATTTATGGTGAATtatatattttaactttttaGTGTACATATGTAGAGAAAAACATAtaataatgaaacaaaaatattattagtCCAAAAAAAAGTTAGCAATAAAAAGTATATTTTAGGTTAGCGTGTCCTTTCGATTATTACCCAGAAACCAATTTTTGAAGCTCTCGTATTCAATTTTTTcaaatttgattttcaatttcaTTCTTGTTTTCCCTCATAAACCAAACAAAGTCTAAACCTATTTTGATTTGAATCGATTTCCACCGTCGAAACCCAAATCCCCAAAATCGATTTCGAATTTGACCGTCAAAATTGCTCTTGAGTTTCAACTCTAAAATCGAAATCGAACTCCTGGATCTCCATTGTCGAGTTTGAAATCAATCAAAGTTGTTCCCGGTAAGAATCAGAAACCTTTAATATTTCATTTatatcataattattattattattatatcaaagTTTGTTTTAAATACTAAGTTCTTATGATATAGTAACTGTTAAGTGATATTGACATTCTGGGTGCACAAGTTTGTTTTGGTTGAttgtatatattataatatctctTGCTATCAGATtggatattaattattatttgattCTGATTTAGCATGCTAATACTATATTATTTCATTATGTTTTTTTGTATTTCAGTTATGACTCAGTCCAACCACAAGGTCAATTATGGTAATGATATTGATCGAATTAGTGACTTACCTGGTAATGTGATTGATTGCATCCTACAACATATGATCGTTAAAGATCTAGTTAAGACCAGCATTTTGTCTAGAAAATGGAGGTATATGTGGACTTCAGTCCCGCGATTTAAGTTTGGTGAAGAATTTTACGAATTGTTTGATAACCTTGATAATCCTGCCCATGAGTTTTCTCGAATTATCACAGAAATTCTTTTCCTCCATAATGGACCAATAAATGAATTTATTCTTTACCTCCCTCGCAATCCCAAGCACAAaatcacatttgaatatcataatAAGTGGTTTTTGTTTTTGTCAAGGAAAGGTGTTAAACACATTTTTCTGGATAACGATGAGGGAGTTCACGTTCGAACTCCATCTCATCTCTTCTCTTGTCAAGGATTGACTTACTTGTATTTCTTCTATTTTAACTTGTCAATTCCACCTAGTTTTTGTGGATTTAAGACtttgcttcagcttcacttactTTTTATTACATTTGAGTCGGGTGCACTTGAGAGTCTTCTACCCGGCTGCCCATTACTTGAAAAGCTCGCCATTGAGCAATGTTCTGGCTATGAATGTATTGATATTTCTTCTTCTACTCTAACTCATCTCACTGTCTCAATTGAAGAGAACTGCATATTTCGTTTGAATAGAAGTTTGCCAATACTCCAAAGGCTTGATGTGGAATTAGTTTGCGAGCAGGTAAATTTGATCGAATGTTCCATTTCAATATTTATCtttaaagttgtttttatttcaGTACAAATATATCttatatgtttgtttttttttcttcttgcatATAGATGTTGTATGCACATGCAAATATCTTTCCTTTATCACAACTGATAAACTTAAAGTATCTCAGTTTAGACTATGTGATTTTGGATGAAAGAAAAGAACTTCTGTATATTATTAGTATACTCAAAAGTGCTTCTAACCTCGTGGAAATTGTTATACAGGTAACATAACACCATATGCATATACTTCTTAGCTAAGTTAGCTTGTCTTTTTGTTGTCATCTGTTGACTCtagtttttttcttcatattgtaGACTTATTATGGCATTGGTTATGAGAATCAAGCGCCTGACCCTTCGGAAAAGTTAGAGTGCAGTTGTTGTTGCCTTAGTAAACTTGGGGAGGTTAAAATCGTAGTTAGAAGTAGAAGTCAACATGCATTGAGTTTGGCACGGTTCATTCTTGCAAATTCCTCGTCGTTGAAGACTCTTACTTTTGAACTTCCTTATGAAATGCAATCGGATGCGAGGATAATGTTAAACATTTCGCAAGACTTGTTATTGATGGAACGAGCATCCCAAAAGGCACAAGTTAAACTCACTCATtcatagatagatagatagatattcaattttgaaatatattttattttaatttttaattcttgtCTTTCCTTTATTATGTACCTTCAATTCAACATTAATTTATTTCAAGACGTGATTTATATATTGGGTTTTGCTTTAGCCTAATTGAGCATTAAACTTATGGAATGGTTTAAAAGTGGCATAACTTATTGCATCTCAACATCACCATTAGGTTTTGTTTGATTATTTTGTATAAATATGGCGAGTATATTTAATCGTTTTTCCTTTCTTGATTAAAAGATGAAATCTATGCTCTACGAAACATCGTTCCAAGGCATGTTTTATAGTTCCAAACAAAATATTTGTTGTATTCATGAAGAATCTTAGTAATTTCTTACTTTAAATCTTAACAGTGCTATATGGAACGgaattttatttgaataaaagaCACGAAAGCACTTTTGCCTTGCATGAGTAATTAGTCAATATAGGGTCGATTTGTTTCAACTGGTTTTGAATGGTTAATCTCCATATTTaagaatatttattttgtttaactaATGCTTTTCTAATTATTCGTGGACTTATTTTGTATAAGTTGATTGCAGGACTTTGAATCGTGCTAATATGTTACATTATCTATAAACAAGTTCTTCACTTTGTCATGTGTTTTGGGATTTCTAGTGTTCACTTTGGGTTATCTCTGTtaagttatattttttaatttataacaaaCTCTTTGTTTTAAACAATTCCTAACTAGTTTTTTTTTGGTCTAAGACCGTGTGTGTGGTAAGT is part of the Vicia villosa cultivar HV-30 ecotype Madison, WI linkage group LG2, Vvil1.0, whole genome shotgun sequence genome and encodes:
- the LOC131654030 gene encoding F-box/FBD/LRR-repeat protein At1g13570-like, which encodes MTQSNHKVNYGNDIDRISDLPGNVIDCILQHMIVKDLVKTSILSRKWRYMWTSVPRFKFGEEFYELFDNLDNPAHEFSRIITEILFLHNGPINEFILYLPRNPKHKITFEYHNKWFLFLSRKGVKHIFLDNDEGVHVRTPSHLFSCQGLTYLYFFYFNLSIPPSFCGFKTLLQLHLLFITFESGALESLLPGCPLLEKLAIEQCSGYECIDISSSTLTHLTVSIEENCIFRLNRSLPILQRLDVELVCEQMLYAHANIFPLSQLINLKYLSLDYVILDERKELLYIISILKSASNLVEIVIQTYYGIGYENQAPDPSEKLECSCCCLSKLGEVKIVVRSRSQHALSLARFILANSSSLKTLTFELPYEMQSDARIMLNISQDLLLMERASQKAQVKLTHS